The DNA region TAATCTGGCATGGTCGGCACCTTCGAGAAATATTGTGGTGACTGCTTCTATGGCAGCCAATCAAAATTTCCTTTAGGATCAAGAATAGTGGAAGTGCCACGGCTTGTGCAGATGCCCAAATCTGTCGAGTCTGTTCTCTACACAACACCGCCACCACTCAAATCTTTGACCTTACAATAACATCATTCACACGGTTATGTTAAACCACTGTATCATTAACTTAATTAATAGTGACttgctattttcttttcataaatagCAAGCATTATACCCTCTCCATGTGAAGCCCAAAAGAGCCTGCAGGTTAGCAAGGATGTCAGGTAAATCACCATGACCTCTGAATTAGGAGGAAAAGTTTACTGAGAGGACCAAAATAACCAAAGGATTTAGAGGTCTCaaagaaaaactagaaatcCCACCTAAATTTAGGCTGAATTTGTGGCATTGATGTTCCTTGAATACACTATAAAAGTAAAAACGAGAACCGATGAGTTCAAGATGAAACTAAGAAGCTCCAGGCAATAAGAAAAGGCTGAAATATAAGAAAAGAAGGCTAACCGATGGGTTTCGAAATGATGGCCGCAGGAGATGCATACCATTTGTGCTTCTTGCTATTAGTCACCCAAGTACAAGGTTCAAATTTTGATGTGAAAGCCTATGGATGATAGCAAGGTACAAGATGAGAACTTTTGTCTTGAATTTCGTCCTGAACATTTTCTCCAAATTCAGTTTGCCTAAGGTCTTGTGTTGTTGTAAGCTATAAATAGCGCTTGGAAAGATGCCTGTGCCGCCAAAGAAGCCAGCACGGTGGTGATAGCAAAAGGGAACACATGGTTGGTCCCCTGAAATTCGAAGGACCTTGCACAGCCCCTGTAACGTTGAAGGTTCAAGGAACTCTCAAGGCTCCATCAGACCCCAAGCGACTGCGTGATGATTGGGTCGCTTTCCGGAATGTCGAAGGATTAACTGTCTCAGGCGGTGGAATATTCGATGGTCAAGGAGCAATTGCTTGGTGGTCCGTAGATAATTGTGCAAAAACTGGAAAATGCAATTCCTTGCCCACAGCAAGTCCTCATATCTCAAAGAAAACATgcatggtttttattttgtttaacctggtgttgatttttttgaacaGAATTTACAATTCACAAAGCTGACCAACTCAAAAATAGAAGGGATTACGTCCCTGAACAGCAAGCTGTTTCACATGAACATTTTGAACTGCGATAATGTGACCTTCCAAGACATTGTGATCAATGCACCCAAAAACAGCCTCAACACTGATGGGATTCATATCGGTCGATCAACTATGGTCAATATTACAGGCGAACCATAAAAACTGGGGATGATTGTGTCTCTCTTGGCGATGGCTGCCAACAAATAAACGTTGAGAAAGTAACCTGCGGACCAGGCCATGGCATTAGTATAGGAAGCCTTGGCAGATACCATGATGAACAACCAGTTATCGGAGTTACAGTGAGGAATTGCACCCTCACAAACACTGAAAATGGTGTTAGGATTAAAACATGGCCAGCTTCCCCCAGTGGCGTAGCTTCAAATGTTAATTTTGAGGATATTATCATGAACAATGTTAGCAACCCTGTTCTTATTGACCAAGAATACTGCCCTTATAGTAACTGCCTGGCAAAAGGTACTTGGAACTTTTTCATCTATCTTaattatcttgttttcttttactccgaattttcaaaagaaaagaaaaggactagCTACCTGATGATTTCTTCTGTTTTCAAGGTTCCCTCGCGTGTTAAGATCTCCGATGTTAGATTCGAAGGTCTACGGGGCACCTCTGCAACTCAAGTGGCAGTGAAAATGTTTCTGTTGAGGTTGAGGATATCAACTTGGTATACAATGGAAAAGAAGGGAGCTCAACATCTCTATGCGCAAACGTGAAGCCCCAAGTCTCCCGGAAAATATTTCCGGCCACCTGTTCTCCGTCTGCTTAACCTTCTTCTAGCTAGCTGCTATTCActtcttatatataattgtaaatactACCTCCTGGCACCCCCTCATGCTAGCTTACATGCATGAATGGCCTCTTTTTTCGACCTATACtgtataaattgtttttggataagtagaatgacgccattTTGGCTATGGCACATGCTTCTCCACCATCAGTTATGTTTCTTGTGTgatttgaaactcattagtatatatattctatgtttctaaaaaaattatgattttttaatatgaaataaaaaacacttttttgatttaaatacttcaacttaaaagcttaacataatatatttttattgtgagataataaactttttaaaatatttttttaaacttcattatttacaatatgtataGTCTATATTTACattggttttttcttaattttttcatataaaatattaaaactttaattttttttaattttttcgggttaacctgagttgacccatgaaacccaGGACCCAACCCTTTGGTCGAATCAACTCTTgagccgggtttaataactatggttttAACCACTATATAAGTAGTTGgtgtattatttcttttattagattattgaatttcaaacttttctaaaaaaattagatttctctctcttcattttTCTATTGCTTAAGAGTGTAATTTTAGGACTTGAGATCCTTAATTTTTGTACATGTTACACATTGTGAATTGCTATTAGAGCATGTTAATCTCTTTAATAGATGGATACAGTATCAATCACCTTGCGATGTAAGAGTGAAGGCCATCTAGGTAATGTAAAGGTTAAACTAATAGCATAAAGagtctaataataaaatatagatgATTTAGagcaaaacaataaatacactATTAAGAGAGGGAAGATAGCCTATTGTGATGTAAGAAGCTTAGATTGTCAGCTAGCTACTTAATAATTGTTTCTTTGGACGTTTTGGTGTTGGCCTATCTTAATTAGGTGTTGCTGATCAAGATGATGCCTATTGTTGCTTTgtagaagggtttttttttagtattattagcACTTTAGTAAATCTCTTTATATACCAAcaatttcttcttgtttttttttttaaataatatggatGTCTGAGCTAATTTTTACACGTCTCAACTAACCTTACAgatcctgaaattaacaattatataagtcATACAACACATTTATACGGGTCACATCATTATGGATCTCACCACTAAAATTTCTAATAACAACAACtgatatagtaaaaaataatatattatttcctaAATGTTTCTTTCCAGAGAAAAAAACCTCATTCTCCTCTCTTACATGAGTGCATCTTGTTTTGTAGccactttttttcaatcatggttattcaataaaatacaacaattaaccaaaaaaaattattaaattttaataccaACAACTCCTACAAGTGAAAACTAAGGATAATAAAATTTGTTACAagtcaaaactttcaaaaattaaaaacaacataattaTAAAGAAACTCAAAAGACTTAATGTTATTCATTCATGtcttcactttttaaaaaaactattataaactatcatatagaaaaaactagaaaatcttaataatactaaataaaaaataaactaaaaaaattatttcttttaaataagggggaaataaaaaacagtaataatatagaatagaaaagaaataaaattaactaaaaaaaaatatttagttttccaaaaaataaataaaacagctCCTTCGTTATATACACCagcttcaaaaaattaaaaataaattgtaattgcTAATGCTACAAagcataaaactataaaaaaatccatgatCAGCAAAGCAAAAGCACTATATATGTGCAAATTAAAGTAGCCAAGGGGTTGCAAAATCTCAGTGAAATCTCTTGTGCCACATCCTTTAGTATTTTGCAAGATAAtcctatcttttttatttttctaattattttaagatttcttttccttttcaaattagGTCAGTTAAGTACTTATTTAAACAGTTAT from Populus alba chromosome 14, ASM523922v2, whole genome shotgun sequence includes:
- the LOC118049406 gene encoding LOW QUALITY PROTEIN: exopolygalacturonase clone GBGA483-like (The sequence of the model RefSeq protein was modified relative to this genomic sequence to represent the inferred CDS: inserted 3 bases in 3 codons): MAAGDAYHLCFLLLVTQVQAINSAWKDACAAKEASTVVIAKGXHMVGPLKFEGPCTAPVTLKVQGTLKAPSDPKRLRDDWVAFRNVEGLTVSGGGIFDGQGAIAWWSVDNCAKTGKCNSLPTNLQFTKLTNSKIEGITSLNSKLFHMNILNCDNVTFQDIVINAPKNSLNTDGIHIGRSTMVNITGXTIKTGDDCVSLGDGCQQINVEKVTCGPGHGISIGSLGRYHDEQPVIGVTVRNCTLTNTENGVRIKTWPASPSGVASNVNFEDIIMNNVSNPVLIDQEYCPYSNCLAKVPSRVKISDVRFEGLRGTSATQVAVKMXSVEVEDINLVYNGKEGSSTSLCANVKPQVSRKIFPATCSPSA